One part of the Aricia agestis chromosome Z, ilAriAges1.1, whole genome shotgun sequence genome encodes these proteins:
- the LOC121739345 gene encoding MAGUK p55 subfamily member 7 isoform X2, with amino-acid sequence METSTENWDPALTRLLSSLKEVQSNGEDVAFLNELLQSKQLHALVQVHNKIVAAQCKDDKFYPLLSNAMQVTLEVLEMFGEVVIASKEYQELLSLLQKPHFQAILCTHDAVAQKDYYPHLPDIPQDADEEEETVKIVQLVKSDEPLGATIKTDEETGKIVIARVMHGGAADRSGLIHAGDEVIEVNGISVENKTPADVLTILQNSEGTITFKLVPSFGKGGSRESKVRVRALFNYNPAEDPYIPCKEAGLSFKKGDILHIVSQDDAYWWQARREGDRIMRAGLIPSRALQEGRILHDRQTDPQTLDGKPALCSPSTANTDCAPKTPCSPTPNATALLPCKSTPKVKKIIYDIKENDDFDREMVPTYEEVARLYPRPGFVRPIVLVGAPGVGRNELRRRLIATDPEKYVTPVPYTSRAQKPSEQSGKEYVFVTREKMEQDISDGKFIEHGEYKGNLYGTSAESVETIVNTGRVCVLSPHWQALKMLRTPRLRPYIVFIKPPPLEKLVDTRTAANARSTFDKESSRAFTEEEFNDIIRSSNRINFLYGYMFDEEIVNEDLARALTQLLKMAWKVQSEPLWVPASWVQ; translated from the exons ATGGAAACCAGCACTGAAAATTGGGACCCAG CACTTACGCGACTGTTGTCTTCACTAAAAGAAGTTCAGTCTAATGGGGAAGATGTTGCTTTTTTGAATGAGCTTTTACAATCCAAACAACTTCATGCACTTGTGCAagtgcacaataaaattgtagCAGCTCAATGCAAGGATGACAAGTTCTACCCTTTACTATCTAATGCTATGCAAGTTACCTTAGAAGTACTGGAAATGTTTGGAGAAGTGGTCATAGCCTCTAAAGAGTATCAGGAACTTCTTAGCTTGCTCCAAAAACCACATTTTCAG gCTATTCTATGCACGCATGATGCTGTAGCACAAAAAGATTACTATCCACATCTGCCCGATATACCACAAGATGCTGATGAGGAGGAGGAAACTGTAAAAATAGTTCAGCTAGTCAAAAGTGACGAACCATTG GGTGCTACGATTAAAACGGATGAGGAGACTGGGAAGATTGTTATTGCTCGTGTCATGCATGGTGGAGCAGCCGATAGGTCAGGTCTGATACATGCCGGAGATGAAGTTATAGAAGTCAATGGAATTAGCGTTGAAAACAAAACTCCTGCTGATGTTCTGACTATCTTG CAAAACTCGGAGGGAACAATTACATTCAAATTGGTTCCATCGTTCGGTAAAGGAGGATCGAGGGAGAGTAAAGTAAGAGTTCGTGCACTTTTCAACTATAACCCTGCAGAGGATCCTTACATACCTTGTAAAGAGGCGGGTCTGAGCTTTAAAAAAGGCGACATACTACATATTGTTTCTCAAGATGATGCTTATTG GTGGCAGGCACGCCGCGAAGGTGATCGTATTATGCGAGCCGGTTTGATACCCTCCAGGGCCCTGCAGGAGGGCCGCATCCTTCACGACAGACAGACTGATCCACAAACTTTAGACG GCAAGCCGGCACTATGTAGCCCCTCTACAGCTAATACCGACTGTGCCCCCAAAACGCCCTGCTCGCCGACGCCAAACGCGACCGCACTGTTACCATGCAAGTCGACGCCCAAGGTCAAGAAGATCATATACGACATAAAGGAGAACGACGACTTTGACCGAGAAATGGTGCCCACTTACGAGGAGGTGGCCAGGCTGTACCCGAGGCCCGGGTTCGTCCGGCCGATAGTGCTAGTTGGCGCCCCGGGCGTTGGTCGTAACGAGCTACGTAGAAGACTGATTGCGACTGATCCGGAGAAATATGTCACTCCTGTGCCTT ATACCTCTCGGGCGCAAAAACCTAGTGAGCAGAGTGGAAAAGAATATGTATTTGTCACGCGTGAAAAGATGGAGCAGGACATCTCTGACGGGAAATTCATCGAGCACGGCGAGTACAAAGGGAATCTTTATGGAACATCCGCTGAAAGCGTTGAAACTATAGTCAATACCG GACGGGTTTGTGTCTTAAGTCCTCACTGGCAAGCTCTGAAAATGTTGCGCACGCCACGTCTTCGCCCCTACATCGTGTTCATCAAACCACCGCCGTTAGAGAAACTTGTTGACACCAGAACAGCAGCCAACGCCCGTTCGACTTTTGACAAGGAGTCGTCTAGAGCATTCACG
- the LOC121739345 gene encoding MAGUK p55 subfamily member 7 isoform X1 produces the protein METSTENWDPALTRLLSSLKEVQSNGEDVAFLNELLQSKQLHALVQVHNKIVAAQCKDDKFYPLLSNAMQVTLEVLEMFGEVVIASKEYQELLSLLQKPHFQAILCTHDAVAQKDYYPHLPDIPQDADEEEETVKIVQLVKSDEPLGGAQSAEPIVGATIKTDEETGKIVIARVMHGGAADRSGLIHAGDEVIEVNGISVENKTPADVLTILQNSEGTITFKLVPSFGKGGSRESKVRVRALFNYNPAEDPYIPCKEAGLSFKKGDILHIVSQDDAYWWQARREGDRIMRAGLIPSRALQEGRILHDRQTDPQTLDGKPALCSPSTANTDCAPKTPCSPTPNATALLPCKSTPKVKKIIYDIKENDDFDREMVPTYEEVARLYPRPGFVRPIVLVGAPGVGRNELRRRLIATDPEKYVTPVPYTSRAQKPSEQSGKEYVFVTREKMEQDISDGKFIEHGEYKGNLYGTSAESVETIVNTGRVCVLSPHWQALKMLRTPRLRPYIVFIKPPPLEKLVDTRTAANARSTFDKESSRAFTEEEFNDIIRSSNRINFLYGYMFDEEIVNEDLARALTQLLKMAWKVQSEPLWVPASWVQ, from the exons ATGGAAACCAGCACTGAAAATTGGGACCCAG CACTTACGCGACTGTTGTCTTCACTAAAAGAAGTTCAGTCTAATGGGGAAGATGTTGCTTTTTTGAATGAGCTTTTACAATCCAAACAACTTCATGCACTTGTGCAagtgcacaataaaattgtagCAGCTCAATGCAAGGATGACAAGTTCTACCCTTTACTATCTAATGCTATGCAAGTTACCTTAGAAGTACTGGAAATGTTTGGAGAAGTGGTCATAGCCTCTAAAGAGTATCAGGAACTTCTTAGCTTGCTCCAAAAACCACATTTTCAG gCTATTCTATGCACGCATGATGCTGTAGCACAAAAAGATTACTATCCACATCTGCCCGATATACCACAAGATGCTGATGAGGAGGAGGAAACTGTAAAAATAGTTCAGCTAGTCAAAAGTGACGAACCATTG ggTGGAGCTCAGAGTGCAGAGCCTATAGTG GGTGCTACGATTAAAACGGATGAGGAGACTGGGAAGATTGTTATTGCTCGTGTCATGCATGGTGGAGCAGCCGATAGGTCAGGTCTGATACATGCCGGAGATGAAGTTATAGAAGTCAATGGAATTAGCGTTGAAAACAAAACTCCTGCTGATGTTCTGACTATCTTG CAAAACTCGGAGGGAACAATTACATTCAAATTGGTTCCATCGTTCGGTAAAGGAGGATCGAGGGAGAGTAAAGTAAGAGTTCGTGCACTTTTCAACTATAACCCTGCAGAGGATCCTTACATACCTTGTAAAGAGGCGGGTCTGAGCTTTAAAAAAGGCGACATACTACATATTGTTTCTCAAGATGATGCTTATTG GTGGCAGGCACGCCGCGAAGGTGATCGTATTATGCGAGCCGGTTTGATACCCTCCAGGGCCCTGCAGGAGGGCCGCATCCTTCACGACAGACAGACTGATCCACAAACTTTAGACG GCAAGCCGGCACTATGTAGCCCCTCTACAGCTAATACCGACTGTGCCCCCAAAACGCCCTGCTCGCCGACGCCAAACGCGACCGCACTGTTACCATGCAAGTCGACGCCCAAGGTCAAGAAGATCATATACGACATAAAGGAGAACGACGACTTTGACCGAGAAATGGTGCCCACTTACGAGGAGGTGGCCAGGCTGTACCCGAGGCCCGGGTTCGTCCGGCCGATAGTGCTAGTTGGCGCCCCGGGCGTTGGTCGTAACGAGCTACGTAGAAGACTGATTGCGACTGATCCGGAGAAATATGTCACTCCTGTGCCTT ATACCTCTCGGGCGCAAAAACCTAGTGAGCAGAGTGGAAAAGAATATGTATTTGTCACGCGTGAAAAGATGGAGCAGGACATCTCTGACGGGAAATTCATCGAGCACGGCGAGTACAAAGGGAATCTTTATGGAACATCCGCTGAAAGCGTTGAAACTATAGTCAATACCG GACGGGTTTGTGTCTTAAGTCCTCACTGGCAAGCTCTGAAAATGTTGCGCACGCCACGTCTTCGCCCCTACATCGTGTTCATCAAACCACCGCCGTTAGAGAAACTTGTTGACACCAGAACAGCAGCCAACGCCCGTTCGACTTTTGACAAGGAGTCGTCTAGAGCATTCACG